The Desulfobacterales bacterium nucleotide sequence GTTCTGGGATTTAACCTCAACAAGACGGTTGTCGGCGGAAGTGACGGCCATGCCCTTTACCAGATCGGCAAGGTGGTCAGCTATGCAAATTGCAAAAGAACCCGCGAAGCTTTTCTGGATGCTGTCAGGGAAAAGCAAAATAAGGTGATCGGCAAGGAAATTGACATTTTTAGAAAAGTAACCTCAAACGGTCTGAAACTCCGAACGAATATTAGAAATTGTCCGGACCTGATTGAAAAAAATATCCGCTACAGCTGTACCGTCCTCAATTCGAAATCCAAAAAACTTCGGGATAATATTAAGCGCAGGCTTAATGGGAATACCTGAAGGTCTTTGCAAAATGCCTCGTTTTGATCCATTTCAGCCTCTGCCCCGGGTAATACGTAGTCTATTCCTCCGGGTCGGTTGATCCCGCCCCGGCGGGATCGCCTTTCTTGAATGGGAGCAAGATTGGGCATTTTCAAGGGTCTCCTTTGAAGCCTTTTCAAAACCCCGGAATTTTCCCCTCCTTGTTTTGCTTTTCGGTTTGCTTACAAGATCTTAGATTGAAAAATAGCACCGTCTTGGTGTATACATAATAAAATCTGATTACAAACATAGGGTGGCATCGGGGTCTAATCGAATGGCTCGAAAACCATAAAGCATTAAAGGATAAATTTTCATGGCTGCGCATAGTATTATTCTTGGAACCATTGACGGTATACTAAAAAAAGATTTTGAGAGGCTCAAAAAGGAATTGAAAGAATGTTTCCAGAATGTGGGTTGGAAAGATAATGCCCTGATCATCAAGAGTGAAAAACAACATCATCGCGTTAAAATAATCGCCACAAAGATCGCGGACTGTATTCAGGACGGCAAGTTCGGTTCGCTTTTGTATATCGGCAACGACCGTGTCGTCTGTATTTATTTCGGCCATAAACAGTTTGTGGGGAAGCAGTATGGCGAACCTGAACCACCTGAGTGGTGGGGGCAGCCGAAAGGGGACCCCGAACCCGACGATTTGGCGGACAAGCTGTTGTTGAATATCATTAAAGATTAGGTAGGGCATGGCTGGGACGAACGCAGGCAGCAAATCGAATGGCAGCGGTATGTTGATTTTCCCAATTAACCCTGTTGAAATAATTTTCTTGCTATCAATACCGTATTATATTATTTTCCCCCGGGTTTTTAACGGAAACAATACAATCATCCAGCTCCATTCTTAAGCCAGATCAATAAATCTGGATGTTTAAAAAGTCATTACAAAATTCACTTGTCTTTCCCCGATAATATTAATAGTGATACAATGTTCCATATCATGTGTAATGGATCTCATAACCGAAATTTTCAGAATTTCAAAAAAAGGTGTAACCATTCCCTGTAAATCTGCGACTTAATTTCAACACGCTGCGTTTGAAATTGCAGGTGTATCAAAATATATTAAGTCGCTGAAATTTTTCAGCAACGTGTTCCGGATCGTATCCTAAAGGAATAAAGCATGAAACGACTCGTGATCCTATTGATGGTTGTCGTTGCGGCAGGGGGGATCGGCTGGCAGATATATCAAAAAGCATTTTTGTCCCAAAAAGCGCCTGAAGGAAAACGCTCGGGACCTGTGCCGGTAGCTGTGGAAATTAAACCGGTGGGAAAGGGCTCTATTCAAGACATCAGGGATTTCACCGGCAGCCTGCTCGCCCGATCCCAGTTTGTGGTTGCACCTAAAATTGCCGGTAGAATTAAAAAACTGTTTTTCAATATCGGAGACAAGGTCAAGCAGGGCCAGCTGGTTGCCGTGCTGGATGATGAAGAATATCACCAGCAGGTCGATCAAGCCCGTGCCGAACTGGAGGTGGTCAAGGCAAACTTGGAAGAAAGCCGGGACGCCCTTGAGACCGCCCGAAGGGACTTCGAGCGAACGGTCGTGCTGCGTCAAAAAAAGATTGCCTCGGAATCGGAACTGGACGCGGCCGAATCCAGATATAAAAGCCAGGAATCCAAATTAAAAGTCGCATTGGCCCAGGTAGTTCAGAAAGAAGCCGCCCTGAAGGGGGCTGAGGTGCGCTTGTCTTATACCCGGATCGCGGTGCCGCCGAATGAAGGGGGGGGGGAACGGGTGGTGGGCGAGCGCTATGTCCATGAAGGCGCCATGCTCGCCGCCAACAACCCCATTATTTCCATTTTCGATATCCGTTCCATGATTGCCGCCATTCATGTGATTGAGCAGGACTATTCCAAGATACAGGTTGGCATGACGGCTGATGTTGCTACCGACGCGTATCCCGGAAAGACGTTTGCCGGCAAAGTTGTCCGGATGGCGCCCTTGCTGAAAGAGGCGTCGCGGGAGGCAAGGGTGGAGATTGAAATCCCCAATCCCGAAGGACTGATGAAACCCGGGATGTTTGTCCGGGCCAACATTAAATTCGGCCAGCACGACAATGCAACGGTGGTGCCCAAGGACGCTCTGATAAAGCGTGAGGAGGCCATAGGTGTCTTTTCGGTCGATATGGCGGAAAAGAAAGCCCGGTTCATACCGGTTGCCACCGGCATTATTAATGGTCGGCAGGTCGAGATCTTAAGCCCTTCGCTTTCAGGATATGTGGTGACGTTGGGTCAGCACCTGCTTGAAGACGGCGCACCGGTGATCCTGCCGGATGAACAACAGAAAGGTCCGGTTGCGGCAGAAGAAGGGAAGAAAGGTCCAGCGAAAAAGGGTAAAAAAGGGGCAAAAAGTAAAAAACAATCATCCGGGGAGGATAAGCCATGAACCTTCCCCGTTTTTCAGTGCACCATCCCATCTTTACCATCATGGCGGCTCTGATTGTGATCATATTAGGGGTCGTCTCACTGTACCGACTTTCCATCGACCTGATGCCCGACATCACTTATCCGACCTTGAGTATTTCAACCGATTATGAAAATGCCAGTCCGGAAGAAATTGAAGAACTGGTGACCCGGCTGATCGAAGAGGCCATGAGCGCGGTCCCCGGCGTAGAAGAGGTCACCTCCGTTTCCAGAGAAGGCGCCAGTAATGTCCGCGTAACGTTTGCCTGGGGTACTGATCTGGACGCGGCCGCCAATGATATCCGCGACCGGCTGGACCGCATCATCAGCCGGCTTCCCGATGATGCCGAGAGGCCACATCTGCGAAAGTTCGATCTGGCCAGTTTCCCGGTTTTGATTCTGGGGGTCGCCAGCAACCTGGACCCTATACAGATGCGTAAGATCATCGATGACCAGGTCAAATATCGGATCGAGCGTATTCCGGGGGTTGCTTCACTGGATGTGCGCGGCGGCCTGGATCGGGAGATACACGTTTATTTAAATTCTGAAAAAATTAAAGCGCTGGGACTGCCGATTGACCGGATTCTGGCACGGATTAAGGAAGAAAATGTCAACCTGCCGGCGGGGTCGCTGGAACAGGGGCTGCTGGAAATTACCATTCGCACGCCGGGGATTTATACCAGCCTGGATATATTGCGCAGGACGGTTATCGCCATCCGCGAAGGGGTGCCGATCCAGCTGGGTGAAATTGCCGAAGTCGTGGATTCCTGGGAGAAAGTGACCCGGATCGTTCGGGTAAACGGCCAGCCCGGTGTGCGCATGTCGGTGAACAAACAATCGGGAACAAATACCGTTGAGGTCGCCGGCGGTGTCCTCAAGGAGATTGAGCGGATCAACCGGGATATCCCCCAGCTCCAGATAACCTCCATTATTGACAGTTCGGACTATATCAAACGTTCCATTACCAATGTGGGCACCAC carries:
- a CDS encoding efflux RND transporter periplasmic adaptor subunit, producing the protein MKRLVILLMVVVAAGGIGWQIYQKAFLSQKAPEGKRSGPVPVAVEIKPVGKGSIQDIRDFTGSLLARSQFVVAPKIAGRIKKLFFNIGDKVKQGQLVAVLDDEEYHQQVDQARAELEVVKANLEESRDALETARRDFERTVVLRQKKIASESELDAAESRYKSQESKLKVALAQVVQKEAALKGAEVRLSYTRIAVPPNEGGGERVVGERYVHEGAMLAANNPIISIFDIRSMIAAIHVIEQDYSKIQVGMTADVATDAYPGKTFAGKVVRMAPLLKEASREARVEIEIPNPEGLMKPGMFVRANIKFGQHDNATVVPKDALIKREEAIGVFSVDMAEKKARFIPVATGIINGRQVEILSPSLSGYVVTLGQHLLEDGAPVILPDEQQKGPVAAEEGKKGPAKKGKKGAKSKKQSSGEDKP